In Polyodon spathula isolate WHYD16114869_AA chromosome 11, ASM1765450v1, whole genome shotgun sequence, one genomic interval encodes:
- the LOC121322644 gene encoding protein FAM131A-like isoform X2 produces MAQGRVAHLIEWKGWCKPIDSPVALESDFNSYSDLTEGEQEARFAAGVAEQFAIAEAKLRAWSSVDGDDSNDDSYDEDFAPGSEGPHSADAVGPYPNYLRDFLHSHMCQQLNVQQSSCEHESDSSQTISPETLCSSLCSLEDHPLLKELGSPTDLATKLFGAIHGGEEILAKLQRGGESAFRNLGLLICNDSSYSVSYTESCFSPEDEEDMPSKDYASVCKEDSSYEVRRKVSDVASSGVVSLDDDEEENEDV; encoded by the exons ATGGCTCAGGGCAGGGTAGCTCACCTGATTGAGTGGAAGGGCTGGTGTAAGCCCATCGACTCGCCCGTGGCCCTCGAGAGTGACTTCAACTCCTACTCGGACTTAACAGAGGGGGAGCAGGAGGCACGGTTTGCAGCAG GTGTAGCGGAGCAGTTTGCCATAGCGGAGGCTAAGCTCAGAGCGTGGTCGTCTGTGGACGGAGACGACTCTAACGATGACTCCTATGACGAAGACTTCGCCCCGGGCAGCGAAGGCCCCCATTCAGCCG ATGCAGTGGGACCCTATCCGAATTACCTACGGGACTTCCTTCATAGTCACATGTGCCAACAGCTGAACGTGCAACAGAGCTCCTGTGAGCATGAGAGTGATTCGTCACAGACAATCTCCCCCGAGACCCTGTGCTCCAGCCTGTGCAGCCTGGAGGACCACCCTCTGCTGAAGGAACTGGGCTCTCCCACAGACCTGGCCACCAAGCTCTTTGGAGCCATCCATGGTGGAGAGGAGATCCTGGCCAAGCTGCAGCGTGGTGGGGAAAGTGCCTTCAGGAACCTCGGACTTCTTATCTGCAACGACTCCTCCTACTCTGTCTCCTACACCGAGTCGTGCTTCTCTCCTGAGGATGAGGAAGACATGCCCAGCAAGGACTACGCGTCTGTGTGCAAGGAGGACAGCAGCTACGAAGTCAGAAGAAAGGTCTCGGATGTGGCATCTTCTGGAGTGGTGTCTCTAGATGACGATGAGGAGGAGAACGAAGATGTCTGA
- the LOC121322644 gene encoding protein FAM131A-like isoform X1, protein MLPKSRRALTIQEIAALARSSLHGISQVVKDHVTKPTAMAQGRVAHLIEWKGWCKPIDSPVALESDFNSYSDLTEGEQEARFAAGVAEQFAIAEAKLRAWSSVDGDDSNDDSYDEDFAPGSEGPHSADAVGPYPNYLRDFLHSHMCQQLNVQQSSCEHESDSSQTISPETLCSSLCSLEDHPLLKELGSPTDLATKLFGAIHGGEEILAKLQRGGESAFRNLGLLICNDSSYSVSYTESCFSPEDEEDMPSKDYASVCKEDSSYEVRRKVSDVASSGVVSLDDDEEENEDV, encoded by the exons GATCATCCTTGCATG GAATCTCCCAGGTGGTGAAGGACCATGTGACGAAGCCCACAGCGATGGCTCAGGGCAGGGTAGCTCACCTGATTGAGTGGAAGGGCTGGTGTAAGCCCATCGACTCGCCCGTGGCCCTCGAGAGTGACTTCAACTCCTACTCGGACTTAACAGAGGGGGAGCAGGAGGCACGGTTTGCAGCAG GTGTAGCGGAGCAGTTTGCCATAGCGGAGGCTAAGCTCAGAGCGTGGTCGTCTGTGGACGGAGACGACTCTAACGATGACTCCTATGACGAAGACTTCGCCCCGGGCAGCGAAGGCCCCCATTCAGCCG ATGCAGTGGGACCCTATCCGAATTACCTACGGGACTTCCTTCATAGTCACATGTGCCAACAGCTGAACGTGCAACAGAGCTCCTGTGAGCATGAGAGTGATTCGTCACAGACAATCTCCCCCGAGACCCTGTGCTCCAGCCTGTGCAGCCTGGAGGACCACCCTCTGCTGAAGGAACTGGGCTCTCCCACAGACCTGGCCACCAAGCTCTTTGGAGCCATCCATGGTGGAGAGGAGATCCTGGCCAAGCTGCAGCGTGGTGGGGAAAGTGCCTTCAGGAACCTCGGACTTCTTATCTGCAACGACTCCTCCTACTCTGTCTCCTACACCGAGTCGTGCTTCTCTCCTGAGGATGAGGAAGACATGCCCAGCAAGGACTACGCGTCTGTGTGCAAGGAGGACAGCAGCTACGAAGTCAGAAGAAAGGTCTCGGATGTGGCATCTTCTGGAGTGGTGTCTCTAGATGACGATGAGGAGGAGAACGAAGATGTCTGA